CGTGGCGCATGGGCAAGGGGAAACTCTACCTTGCACGGGGAAACGCGCGACGCGTAGATTGCCGCGCGCTCATGGCCCGGGAAAAGGACAACATCGCTCTGTCCGACGAGCACAACACCCGCGGCATCGAGCTGGCGGACCGGGGCTGGCTGGACGAGGCCATCAAGGAGTTCAAGAAGGCCATCGACCTGGACCCCACGTCGGCGCACGCGCACGACAACCTGGCCACGGTCTACGCGGAGAAGAAGCAGTTCCGCGAGGCGCTGGGCGAGTACCTCACCGCGCTCAAGCTGGAGCCGGAGAGCGCCACCGCGCACTACAACCTGGCCTGCTTCCTCTCCACCCACGCCAGCGAGATGGCCGTGGAGGAGTACAAGGAAGCCATCGAGCTGGATCCGGAGTACCCGGACGCCCACCTCAACCTGGGGCTCACCTACGCGGACCAGGGGCGGGTGGAGGAGGCGATGCGGGAGCTGCAGTCCGCCATCGAGCTGGACCCGCAGGACGCCTTCCCCCGGCACGAACTGGCGGCGCTGATGATGGATGAGGGGGACTACCGCTCCTCCATCACCCAGCTGAAGGAAGTGGTGCGGCTGGAGCCGGACAACTTCGAGGCGCAGCTGGACCTGGGCATCTGCTACGCCCAGAAGGGCTTCTACGCGGAAGCGGAGCGCGCCTACGAGCGCGCCCGGGCGCTCAACGCGGAAGACCTCCTGCTCAACTACAACCTGGCGGCGCTGTACGCGCTGTGGGGCCGTCCGAAGGACGCCGTCCAGTACCTGCAGAAGGCGCTGGCGGCGGACCGGCAGAAGGTCCTGGGGTGGCTGTCCGCGGACCCCATGTTCGACGTGCTCAAGGGCGATCCGGACTTCGAAGCCCTCTTCTGAGGGAATCACACATGGAATGGGTTTTCCTGGGGCTGGCGCTGCTGCTGGTCGTCGCGAACGGCTTCTTCGTGGCGACGGAGTTCGCCATCGTGAAGATCCGCGCCACGCGCCTGCAGTCCCTGGTGGACGAGGGCACGCCCGGCGCGGCCACGGCCCTGAAGATGGTCAGCGAGCTGGACGCGTACCTGTCCGCCACGCAGTTCGGCATCACGCTCGCGTCGCTGGGCCTGGGCTGGCTGGGTGAGCCCGCGTTCGAACACCTGCTGCACCCGGTGGTGGAGAAGGTGCT
This DNA window, taken from Corallococcus coralloides DSM 2259, encodes the following:
- a CDS encoding tetratricopeptide repeat protein; the protein is MAREKDNIALSDEHNTRGIELADRGWLDEAIKEFKKAIDLDPTSAHAHDNLATVYAEKKQFREALGEYLTALKLEPESATAHYNLACFLSTHASEMAVEEYKEAIELDPEYPDAHLNLGLTYADQGRVEEAMRELQSAIELDPQDAFPRHELAALMMDEGDYRSSITQLKEVVRLEPDNFEAQLDLGICYAQKGFYAEAERAYERARALNAEDLLLNYNLAALYALWGRPKDAVQYLQKALAADRQKVLGWLSADPMFDVLKGDPDFEALF